TTATATTCCCTCTACTTTTAAACAGACATAAAACGCGCTCAGGAAACGGAACACGGTGCAAATCCGTGGCAGACGCGCTGCTGTGACCGGAAAATATTCTGGCTGGCGTATTCACTGGGGAAACCTGGGAAGGATACGCTAACTTAAGCCATTTCCGGAAGCCAGAAGACGTCCTGGGATGCGTCTATTTTCACCTCGCGGTTTGGGTGAAGAATAGAATGGGAGAAGGCCATGCAAATTTGCATGTGGCACTTGTGGATTATTGTCTTTTCTCCTGATTCTAAACAATTCTGACGCAAACCCGCCCGTGAGGGCGGGTTTTTTTATGGCTTTTTGTCAGGCCTGGCGCGTGCTTTATGTCTGCATCTAATTTTCAAAGGAGGAGTTTATGCTCACACATTCATTGGGATTTCCCCGCATTGGCCTGCATCGGGAGTTAAAAAAGGCAGTAGAAAGTTTTTGGAAAGGTGAAATTGACAAGGAGACTCTGTTTCAGAAGGCAAAGGAATTACGTCTTAACCACTGGCGTCTGCAGCATGATGCCGGTATTGACCTTCTGCCTGTTGGGGACTTTTCCTTTTATGACCACATTCTGGATATGACTGCAGCTTTAGGAGCAGTCCCAAAACGTTATAATTGGGAGGGCAGCGAAGTTGATCTGGACACTTATTTTGCCATGGCCCGTGGCACGGCAGGTGAAGATGGTGGGATTATTGCCATGGAAATGACCAAATGGTTTGACACTAATTACCACTATATTGTGCCTGAGTTTACACCCGAACAAACCTTTTCTCTGTCCAGCTCAAAGCTGTTCAATGAAATACGAGAGGCCAAAGAAGCAGGATTCAACAATATCAAGGCTGTTATTCCCGGCCCTTTGACGTATGTCTATCTGGGCAAGTCAAAGGACGACAACTTTGACCGGTGGGATCATCTTGATGCTATTGTCAATGTGTACGAAGAGATTATTGCGGGGGTGAGGAGGGAATTAACGTGGATTCAAATTGATGAACCCATCCTGGTGTTAGACCTGCCAGATCATGTCCGCGCCCGTTTCCAAAACGTTTATGAGCGGCTGGCCAAGGCAAAAGGAGAGGCCAGAATTATGCTGGCCACATATTTTGGAGATATTCTGGAGCACAAGGATATTGTCATGTCCCTGCCCATAGACGGACTACACCTGGATCTTGTTCGCTCCCCTTATCAACTCGGTCCCATTTTAGCTGAACTTCCCTCTTCTATGACCCTTTCCTTAGGGATTGTGGATGGCCGAAATATATGGCGGGTAGATATGGACAAGGGACTGCAGATGATAACAAAAGCCTGCACAGCTCTGGGTGCCGATAGGGTACTCCTTGGACCGTCATGTTCGTTGTTGCATGTGCCCATTGATCTGGAGGAGGAAAAAAAACTAAATCCCGAAATCAGGTCCTGGATGGCCTTTGCCAAACAAAAATGTTTTGAGTTGCGCGTTTTAGCTGATGCAATAGATAAAAAAGTTGTCCGGAATATTCTTGCTGAAAACAGGAAAATAATGGCCAGCAGACAAAATAGTCCCTTGGTCAAAAATGAACAAGTGCAAAGAGAACTGCGGGCCACTGACGAATATATGTTTAAACGTAGCGCTCCTTATTCTGAGCGCAGACAAAAGCAACGGGCACATCTAAATCTGCCCCTTTTACCAACCACAACCATCGGTTCTTTTCCTCAGACCGCTGAAATACGAAGCACACGCCGCAAGTTTAAAACAGGGCAGATGAGTCAGGAAGATTATGTTCGGGCCATGCAGGGTTTTATTCAGGATACGGTGGCCAGGCAGGAACAAATTGGCCTGGACGTGCTTGTGCATGGAGAGCCTGAACGAAACGATATGGTTGAATATTTTGGCGAGCAACTGGCGGGCTATTGTTTTACGGAAAATGGCTGGGTGCAGAGTTATGGCACACGTTGTGTTAAGCCCCCTATCATTTATGGGGATGTGTACCGTCCCAAAACCATGACTGTAGACTGGATCACCTATGCCCAATCACTGACTGCAAAACCCGTTAAAGGCATGCTCACCGGGCCCATAACTATGCTCTGCTGGAGCTTTGTCCGTGACGACCAACCACGCAGCCTGACCTGTAAGCAGATTGCCATGGCTATTCGCAAAGAAGTGCAGGATCTGGAAAAGGCCGGGGTTAAAATTATCCAGATTGACGAGCCAGCCCTGCGCGAGGGCCTGCCTTTAAAGCGTAAACATTGGCATGAATATCTGGACTGGGCCGTTAATTGTTTTCGTCTGGCCACGTCAGGAGTAAAAGAGGAAACCCAAATCCACACTCACATGTGTTATTGCGACTTTGAAGACATTATCGAGTGGATTGCAGCTATGGATGCTGATGTAATCAGCATTGAGGCCAGCCGCAGCCAGATGACACTTCTGGATACATTCAAGGAATTCAAGTACCCTAATGAAATAGGGCCGGGGATTTATGATATTCATAGCCCGCGCGTGCCTTCTGTGGAAGAAATGGTCTCTTTGCTTCGCCGGGCGCTTCAGGTAATTCCGGCAGAGCGCTTATGGGTAAACCCTGATTGCGGACTGAAAACTCGCGACTGGGCTGAGACCATGGCTTCCTTAAAAAATATGGTTGGGGCGGCCGGAATACTAAGAAAAG
The genomic region above belongs to Desulfovulcanus ferrireducens and contains:
- the metE gene encoding 5-methyltetrahydropteroyltriglutamate--homocysteine S-methyltransferase, with the translated sequence MLTHSLGFPRIGLHRELKKAVESFWKGEIDKETLFQKAKELRLNHWRLQHDAGIDLLPVGDFSFYDHILDMTAALGAVPKRYNWEGSEVDLDTYFAMARGTAGEDGGIIAMEMTKWFDTNYHYIVPEFTPEQTFSLSSSKLFNEIREAKEAGFNNIKAVIPGPLTYVYLGKSKDDNFDRWDHLDAIVNVYEEIIAGVRRELTWIQIDEPILVLDLPDHVRARFQNVYERLAKAKGEARIMLATYFGDILEHKDIVMSLPIDGLHLDLVRSPYQLGPILAELPSSMTLSLGIVDGRNIWRVDMDKGLQMITKACTALGADRVLLGPSCSLLHVPIDLEEEKKLNPEIRSWMAFAKQKCFELRVLADAIDKKVVRNILAENRKIMASRQNSPLVKNEQVQRELRATDEYMFKRSAPYSERRQKQRAHLNLPLLPTTTIGSFPQTAEIRSTRRKFKTGQMSQEDYVRAMQGFIQDTVARQEQIGLDVLVHGEPERNDMVEYFGEQLAGYCFTENGWVQSYGTRCVKPPIIYGDVYRPKTMTVDWITYAQSLTAKPVKGMLTGPITMLCWSFVRDDQPRSLTCKQIAMAIRKEVQDLEKAGVKIIQIDEPALREGLPLKRKHWHEYLDWAVNCFRLATSGVKEETQIHTHMCYCDFEDIIEWIAAMDADVISIEASRSQMTLLDTFKEFKYPNEIGPGIYDIHSPRVPSVEEMVSLLRRALQVIPAERLWVNPDCGLKTRDWAETMASLKNMVGAAGILRKEFQDIERLKSV